CATGAAATCTGCTGTCGCCAGGTTGTTTGCTATCGGGATATCGTACACTACAGCGATACGAAGCAGCGCCTTTACATCCGGGTCATGAGGCTGGGCCTCGAGCGGATCCCACAGGAATATCATAAAGTCGATCTGGCCTTCCACTATCTTGGCGCCTATCTGCTGGTCGCCCCCCAGCGGTCCGCTGTTGTATCCTTTTACCGGCAGTCCTGTACGCTCCGCGATAAGTCTCGCTGTCGTGCCTGTACCGCATAAAAAATGGTTCTTAAGTACGTCTTTATTCTTATCGCACCAGTCCACCAGCTCTTTCTTCTTGCCGTCATGAGCCACCAATGCTATATGCTTTGCTTTTCCGATCTCAAATGTTACGTAATTTTCTTCTAACATATATTCTCCTTCCTGTCTGTTCTGACTAGTCCCACTGTTCCATCGTTTCAAATCTTCCCACTGTCAGTAATGCGATCAGGACTGTAATCATCATACTATAAATCAGCATAATAGGAAAGACAAAATTGTAATTTATGAGAAATCCCATCAGCGCGGCCAGACCGATGCCTGCTCCTAATATACCGCCCTGCACGGCCATTGCAAAAAGATTTTTTCCTGTGCTTCCAAGTGTACTGCCCAGAATGCTCTCCCCGAGTATCTTTATATAGAGGCGGTTTGCCTGCAGCACACAGTAGATAAGGATACACATTATGATCTGATATACCGGAATATGCCATGCGATCCCTACAGGAACAGCCAGTACAATGCCGTCCGCAAGCGACTTCACATGTTCCATCGCTGTCGCATACCAGAGCTTCTTCATCGGTTTGTCCGGTATAAGGTAAATATATGGGTTGGCGAGCTCTTTGTTCCATTTCCCGAGATATCCCGTGGTAAGAAATATCAAATAAGCCATTACGCCGAGCAGCGACAGTCCCGGCGGTATTTTCTCC
This is a stretch of genomic DNA from [Clostridium] hylemonae DSM 15053. It encodes these proteins:
- a CDS encoding methylglyoxal synthase, giving the protein MLEENYVTFEIGKAKHIALVAHDGKKKELVDWCDKNKDVLKNHFLCGTGTTARLIAERTGLPVKGYNSGPLGGDQQIGAKIVEGQIDFMIFLWDPLEAQPHDPDVKALLRIAVVYDIPIANNLATADFMLNSKYMTEVYSRKVENFNKTIQDRVEKMK